In Streptomyces venezuelae, the sequence TCACCATCGCTCGCGAGGTCGAGCTGGACGACCCGTACGAGAACCTGGGCGCGCAGCTCGTGAAGGAGGTGGCGACCAAGACCAACGACATCGCGGGTGACGGCACCACCACCGCCACCGTGCTGGCCCAGGCGCTGGTCCGCGAGGGTCTGCGCAACGTCGCCGCGGGTGCTTCCCCGGCCGCCCTGAAGAAGGGCATCGACGCCGCGGTCAAGGCCGTGTCCGAGGAGCTCCTCGCGACCGCCCGCCCGATCGAGGACAAGTCCGACATCGCCGCCGTGGCCGCGCTCTCCGCGCAGGACCAGCAGGTCGGCGAGCTCATCGCCGAGGCGATGGACAAGGTCGGCAAGGACGGTGTCATCACCGTCGAGGAGTCCAACACCTTCGGCCTGGAGCTGGAGTTCACCGAGGGCATGGCCTTCGACAAGGGCTACCTCTCGCCGTACATGGTCTCGGACCAGGAGCGTATGGAGGCCGTCCTCGACGACCCGTACATCCTGATCAACCAGGGCAAGATCTCCTCGATCCAGGACCTGCTGCCGCTGCTGGAGAAGGTCATCCAGGCCGGCGCCTCCAAGCCGCTCCTGATCATCGCCGAGGACGTCGAGGGCGAGGCGCTCTCCACCCTCGTCGTCAACAAGATCCGCGGCACCTTCAACGCGGTGGCCGTCAAGGCCCCCGGCTTCGGTGACCGCCGCAAGGCGATGCTCCAGGACATGGCCACCCTCACCGGTGCCACCGTCATCGCCGAGGAGGTCGGCCTCAAGCTCGACCAGGCCGGTCTGGACGTACTGGGCACGGCGCGCCGCGTGACCATCTCCAAGGACGACACCACCATCGTCGACGGTGGCGGCTCCTCCGACGAGGTCGTCGGCCGCGTCAACCAGATCAAGGCCGAGATCGAGTCGACCGACTCGGACTGGGACCGCGAGAAGCTGCAGGAGCGCCTGGCGAAGCTCGCCGGTGGCGTCTGCGTCATCAAGGTCGGCGCCGCCACCGAGGTGGAGCTCAAGGAGAAGAAGCACCGTCTTGAGGACGCCATCTCGGCGACCCGCGCCGCGGTCGAGGAGGGCATCGTCTCCGGCGGTGGCTCCGCGCTCGTCCACGCCGTCAAGGTCCTGGAGGGCAACCTCGGCCTGTCGGGCGACGAGGCCACCGGTGCCGCGGTCGTGCGCCGCGCCGCCGTCGAGCCGCTGCGCTGGATCGCCGAGAACGCCGGTCTCGAGGGTTACGTCATCACCTCGAAGGTCGCCGAGCTCGACAAGGGCCAGGGCTTCAACGCCGCCACCGGCGAGTACGGCGACCTGGTCAAGGCCGGCGTCATCGACCCGGTGAAGGTCACCCGTTCCGCGCTGGAGAACGCC encodes:
- the groL gene encoding chaperonin GroEL (60 kDa chaperone family; promotes refolding of misfolded polypeptides especially under stressful conditions; forms two stacked rings of heptamers to form a barrel-shaped 14mer; ends can be capped by GroES; misfolded proteins enter the barrel where they are refolded when GroES binds), which encodes MAKILKFDEDARRALERGVNKLADTVKVTIGPKGRNVVIDKKFGAPTITNDGVTIAREVELDDPYENLGAQLVKEVATKTNDIAGDGTTTATVLAQALVREGLRNVAAGASPAALKKGIDAAVKAVSEELLATARPIEDKSDIAAVAALSAQDQQVGELIAEAMDKVGKDGVITVEESNTFGLELEFTEGMAFDKGYLSPYMVSDQERMEAVLDDPYILINQGKISSIQDLLPLLEKVIQAGASKPLLIIAEDVEGEALSTLVVNKIRGTFNAVAVKAPGFGDRRKAMLQDMATLTGATVIAEEVGLKLDQAGLDVLGTARRVTISKDDTTIVDGGGSSDEVVGRVNQIKAEIESTDSDWDREKLQERLAKLAGGVCVIKVGAATEVELKEKKHRLEDAISATRAAVEEGIVSGGGSALVHAVKVLEGNLGLSGDEATGAAVVRRAAVEPLRWIAENAGLEGYVITSKVAELDKGQGFNAATGEYGDLVKAGVIDPVKVTRSALENAASIASLLLTTETLVVEKPAEDEGDAGHGHGHGHSH